A portion of the Calliphora vicina chromosome 5, idCalVici1.1, whole genome shotgun sequence genome contains these proteins:
- the LOC135962542 gene encoding uncharacterized protein LOC135962542, whose product MQLLHFIWLCVLHLIQIIESENDNSTVMKWFLRDKFLFYIDTEPRFTSDETQTFCKENDMVFTIMKSEAFTLFDQIHEIYGNFSSFWTYGNQQYNLVDKTDTNSCYKLTVNDLYRKENCSTLMGLICKRRIAGATLRYKNGTKYEIGLSDVQEYCDPQTSKYDDVLDYCKINFFVMQL is encoded by the exons atgcAATTGTTGCATTTTATATGGTTATGCGTTCtgcatttaatacaaataatagaAAGTGAAAATGACAATAGTACCGTGATGAAATGGTTTTTACGGGATAAATTCTTATTTTACATTGATACAGAACCCAGA TTTACATCAGATGAGACTCAgacattttgtaaagaaaatgaCATGGTGTTTACCATCATGAAATCGGAAGCTTTTACTCTATTTGACCAGATCCACGAAATTTATG gcaACTTTTCATCGTTTTGGACTTATGGCAATCAACAATATAATCTAGTTGACAAAACAGATACCAACTCCTGCTATAAGTTGACGGTTAATGATCTTTATAGAAAAGAAAACTGTTCCACCTTGATGGGTTTAATATGCAAGAGACGCATTGCTGGCGCTACATTACGCTACAAAAATGGTACGAAATATGAAATTGGTTTAAGTGATGTTCAGGAATATTGTGATCCACAAACGAGTAAATATGATGATGTATTAGATTACtgcaaaattaatttctttgtaatgcaattgtaa